One segment of Primulina tabacum isolate GXHZ01 chromosome 6, ASM2559414v2, whole genome shotgun sequence DNA contains the following:
- the LOC142548631 gene encoding protein PIN-LIKES 6-like isoform X1, with product MSSSLFLIHRRQSYVKQTYPAGTSQPQVSRITISCYNLKLKKYFEGEEMMNRMQRFLVQVLTEPPRGGTSLLGSIKIAVLPIAKVFTMCFLGFLMASKFVNILPSNGRKLLNGLVFSLLLPCLIFSQLGQAITFQKMIEWWFIPVNVVIATITGSIIGLLVACIARPPYPFFKFTIIQIGIGNIGNVPLVLIAALCQDKSNPFGDSSKCSQDGNAYISFGQWVGAIVVYTYVFNMLAPPPGGTFDVEDGKLPVKNPTRISSNSAAKDSSSQNVPLLMEETISNDSSYTKKDKVKHFLKIIYEKLKLNQIFQPPIIASVVAIFIGCVPVLKKLIFTSDAPFYFFTDSCMILGEAMIPCILLALGGNLVDGPGSSKLGLRTTIAIVFGRLVLVPPTGLGIVMLADKLGFLPPNDKMFRFVLLLQHTMPSSVLAGAVANLRGCGREAAGVLFWVHIFAIFSMAGWIILYLHLLF from the exons ATGTCCTCCTCGCTGTTCCTTATTCATCGTCGAC AAAGTTACGTTAAACAGACATATCCAGCGGGGACTTCTCAACCGCAAGTCTCAAGAATAACTATTTCTTGCTACAATTTGAagcttaaaaaatattttgaaggagaGGAGATGATGAATAGAATGCAAAGGTTTCTGGTTCAGGTCCTAACTGAACCACCCAGGGGCGGAACGTCGTTGCTTGGAAGCATCAAGATTGCTGTTCTGCCCATAGCAAAAGTTTTTACCATGTGTTTCCTTGGATTTCTTATGGCCTCGAAGTTTGTAAACATCTTACCTTCTAATGGAAGGAAACTTTTAAATGGG CTCGTCTTCTCACTTCTGCTCCCATGTTTGATATTCTCTCAACTAGGACAAGCAATCACTTTTCAAAAAATGATTGAATG GTGGTTTATTCCTGTTAATGTTGTTATAGCCACTATAACAGGCTCTATCATAGGGCTTCTTGTTGCCTGCATTGCTCGTCCTCCTTATCCATTCTTCAAGTTTACCATAATACAAATTGGAATCG GAAATATTGGAAATGTGCCTCTTGTTTTGATTGCTGCATTGTGTCAAGATAAGTCAAATCCTTTCGGGGACAGTAGTAAATGTTCTCAAGATGGAAATGCTTACATCTCATTCGGTCAATGG GTTGGTGCAATTGTTGTATATACATATGTTTTTAATATGCTAGCACCGCCACCCGGTGGTACATTTGACGTTGAAGATGGAAAACTTCCTGTTAAGAATCCTACAAGGATAAGCTCTAACTCTGCTGCTAAAGATAGTTCTTCTCAGAATGTTCCCCTACTTATGGAGGAGACTATTTCAAATGATTCTAGCTATACTAAGAAAGATAAG GTTaaacattttctaaaaattatatatgaaaAATTGAAGCTCAATCAAATCTTTCAACCACCAATTATTGCTTCT GTTGTTGCCATATTTATAGGATGTGTCCCTGTTTTGAAGAAATTAATCTTTACTTCGGATGCTCCTTTCTATTTTTTCACTGACAGCTGTATGATTCTTGG GGAGGCGATGATTCCATGCATACTGCTGGCCTTAGGAGGCAATCTAGTGGATG GACCAGGTAGCTCAAAACTTGGTTTGCGAACTACCATTGCTATTGTGTTTGGGAGACTGGTCTTGGTTCCTCCAACTGGACTTGGCATTGTCATGCTAGCTGACAAGCTCGGTTTTCTTCCCCCGAATGATAAAATGTTCAGATTTGTCCTCCTCCTCCAGCACACAATGCCCTCGTCTGTGCTTGCAG GTGCTGTTGCCAATCTGAGAGGATGTGGGCGGGAGGCAGCTGGTGTATTATTCTGGGTTCATATATTTGCTATTTTCTCAATGGCTGGATGGATTATTCTTTATCTCCACTTGCTCTTTTAA
- the LOC142548631 gene encoding protein PIN-LIKES 6-like isoform X2 produces the protein MMNRMQRFLVQVLTEPPRGGTSLLGSIKIAVLPIAKVFTMCFLGFLMASKFVNILPSNGRKLLNGLVFSLLLPCLIFSQLGQAITFQKMIEWWFIPVNVVIATITGSIIGLLVACIARPPYPFFKFTIIQIGIGNIGNVPLVLIAALCQDKSNPFGDSSKCSQDGNAYISFGQWVGAIVVYTYVFNMLAPPPGGTFDVEDGKLPVKNPTRISSNSAAKDSSSQNVPLLMEETISNDSSYTKKDKVKHFLKIIYEKLKLNQIFQPPIIASVVAIFIGCVPVLKKLIFTSDAPFYFFTDSCMILGEAMIPCILLALGGNLVDGPGSSKLGLRTTIAIVFGRLVLVPPTGLGIVMLADKLGFLPPNDKMFRFVLLLQHTMPSSVLAGAVANLRGCGREAAGVLFWVHIFAIFSMAGWIILYLHLLF, from the exons ATGATGAATAGAATGCAAAGGTTTCTGGTTCAGGTCCTAACTGAACCACCCAGGGGCGGAACGTCGTTGCTTGGAAGCATCAAGATTGCTGTTCTGCCCATAGCAAAAGTTTTTACCATGTGTTTCCTTGGATTTCTTATGGCCTCGAAGTTTGTAAACATCTTACCTTCTAATGGAAGGAAACTTTTAAATGGG CTCGTCTTCTCACTTCTGCTCCCATGTTTGATATTCTCTCAACTAGGACAAGCAATCACTTTTCAAAAAATGATTGAATG GTGGTTTATTCCTGTTAATGTTGTTATAGCCACTATAACAGGCTCTATCATAGGGCTTCTTGTTGCCTGCATTGCTCGTCCTCCTTATCCATTCTTCAAGTTTACCATAATACAAATTGGAATCG GAAATATTGGAAATGTGCCTCTTGTTTTGATTGCTGCATTGTGTCAAGATAAGTCAAATCCTTTCGGGGACAGTAGTAAATGTTCTCAAGATGGAAATGCTTACATCTCATTCGGTCAATGG GTTGGTGCAATTGTTGTATATACATATGTTTTTAATATGCTAGCACCGCCACCCGGTGGTACATTTGACGTTGAAGATGGAAAACTTCCTGTTAAGAATCCTACAAGGATAAGCTCTAACTCTGCTGCTAAAGATAGTTCTTCTCAGAATGTTCCCCTACTTATGGAGGAGACTATTTCAAATGATTCTAGCTATACTAAGAAAGATAAG GTTaaacattttctaaaaattatatatgaaaAATTGAAGCTCAATCAAATCTTTCAACCACCAATTATTGCTTCT GTTGTTGCCATATTTATAGGATGTGTCCCTGTTTTGAAGAAATTAATCTTTACTTCGGATGCTCCTTTCTATTTTTTCACTGACAGCTGTATGATTCTTGG GGAGGCGATGATTCCATGCATACTGCTGGCCTTAGGAGGCAATCTAGTGGATG GACCAGGTAGCTCAAAACTTGGTTTGCGAACTACCATTGCTATTGTGTTTGGGAGACTGGTCTTGGTTCCTCCAACTGGACTTGGCATTGTCATGCTAGCTGACAAGCTCGGTTTTCTTCCCCCGAATGATAAAATGTTCAGATTTGTCCTCCTCCTCCAGCACACAATGCCCTCGTCTGTGCTTGCAG GTGCTGTTGCCAATCTGAGAGGATGTGGGCGGGAGGCAGCTGGTGTATTATTCTGGGTTCATATATTTGCTATTTTCTCAATGGCTGGATGGATTATTCTTTATCTCCACTTGCTCTTTTAA
- the LOC142547992 gene encoding LOW QUALITY PROTEIN: uncharacterized protein LOC142547992 (The sequence of the model RefSeq protein was modified relative to this genomic sequence to represent the inferred CDS: deleted 1 base in 1 codon) has product MGSELCANGLEMEGTVSSNFIHNCVFPKADSPKVEEKNVRRFPESPNLTLDQRHTSTGRTVTPGSDRTRAERILDMPFQVTSVSSPPNVRCFDLIGNGSQTPKESIFDQFSPVLDKLMLAPSRQKMMEESRNNIVRRLSFSSTTNSVIRNQEARDYKISEEEQMFDIVYNDLLDVITSERTNGFASKSPSQVLDSDGFCTPKFAVRLAGIPETCPAAPKKSRSKYRNIDKNLRRKLEF; this is encoded by the exons ATGGGGTCTGAGTTATGTGCGAACGGATTGGAAATGGAAGGTACTGTATCTTCTAATTTCATTCATAATTGCGTTTTTCCGAAGGCGGACTCTCCCAAAGTGGAAGAAAAGAACGTTAGAAGGTTCCCTGAATCTCCGAATTTGACATTGGATCAGAGACATACATCTACTGGGCGGACTGTAACTCCCGGTTCCGACCGAACGAGAGCGGAACGAATCCTTGATATGCCATTCCAAGTCACGTCGGTTTCTTCCCCTCCCAATGTGCGTTGCTTCGATTTAATCGGCAACGGCTCGCAGACACCTAAAGAGAGCATCTTTGATCAGTTTTCTCCTGTTCTTGACAAGTTAATGCTAGCTCCTTCCCGTCAGAAAATG ATGGAAGAATCTCGAAACAATATCGTGAGGCGGCTCAGCTTCTCTAGCACGACAAATTCGGTAATTAGGAATCAAGAAGCCCGCGATTATAAAATCTCTGAGGAAGAGCAGATGTTCGATATTGTGTATAACGACCTACTGGATGTTATTACTTCGGAGCGGACCAATGGATTTGCTTCCAAATCCCCGTCCCAGGTTTTGGATTCAGATGGATTTTGCACCCCTAAATTTGCAGTACGCCTTGCCGGAATCCCTGAAACATGTCCTGCAGCACCAAAGAAGTCCAGGAGTAAGTATAGAAACATTGACAAGAACTTACGTAGAAAACTGGAATTTTAG
- the LOC142548632 gene encoding receptor-like protein kinase FERONIA, whose amino-acid sequence MRNRSKVLAFSLMLLAFVISAVDYAPSEKIFLNCGGPPDSTDLDGRKWTSDIGSKFVLSTRNSLTASAATQKPSVPQVPYMSARISHSDFTYSFPVASGRKFIRLYFYPASYNGLDAFHGVFSVTSGPYTLLNNFNASQTTEALNYDYMMKEFSLNAPFEWLNITFTPSQNVSNSYAFVNGVEIVSHPDMYSTDGTETVVGQSTGFNIDNSTALENLYRLNVGGNDISPSHDSGLQRSWHDDSNYIFSAARGVTEVPDPNVTVRYPSGSPSYIAPLDLYTTLRSMGPNASVNQNYNLTWTFSIDSGFSYLVRLHFCEVSELVNKVNQRVFSIFMNNQTAEKDADVIGWAGSNGVPVHRDYVVFVPTGPPQQYLWLDLHPYTPSKPQRYDAILNGLEIFKINGSNGNLAGPNPAPPLPQPLVDTSQSSGSTQLKNRKAVIEGAVGGGLVALLAAGLIVYIVSFRRQMRKKDPSAGDGWLPLSLYGNSHSSGSAKTTTTGSCSSSYPSNLCRHFSFAEIKAATNDFDEALLLGVGGFGKVYRGEIDTGAKVAIKRGNPLSEQGMHEFQTEIEMLSKLRHLHLVSLIGYCEENCEMVLVYDYMAYGTLREHLYRTQNPPLPWKQRLEICIGAARGLHYLHTGAKHTIIHRDVKTTNILLDEKWVAKVSDFGLSKTGPSLDHTHVSTVVKGSFGYLDPEYFRRQQLTDKSDVYSFGVVLFEILCARPALNPTLPKEQVSLAEWALHCHKTGMLDEIIDPYLKGKIAPECLKKVAETAVNCVSDVGSDRPSMGDVLWNLEFALQLQESAEESGSGFGLGDTEFFEVKKDPDLSPMGFDDSNGSSGGQGLSTSIGGRSLASQDSDGLIPSAVFSQIMNPEGR is encoded by the coding sequence atgAGAAACCGCAGTAAAGTATTGGCTTTTAGTCTCATGCTTCTTGCATTTGTAATTTCTGCCGTTGATTATGCGCCGTCGGAGAAGATTTTCTTGAACTGTGGAGGTCCTCCTGACTCTACCGATTTAGATGGCAGAAAATGGACATCAGATATTGGCTCAAAGTTTGTCTTGTCCACCAGGAACTCTTTAACTGCCTCTGCTGCCACCCAAAAACCCTCTGTACCCCAAGTACCTTACATGTCAGCTCGAATTTCCCACTCCGATTTCACCTACAGTTTCCCGGTTGCATCTGGGCGTAAATTCATTCGTTTGTATTTCTATCCAGCTTCTTATAATGGATTAGATGCTTTCCATGGAGTTTTCTCTGTCACTTCTGGGCCCTATACTCTTTTGAACAACTTCAATGCTTCTCAAACAACTGAGGCTCTGAATTATGATTATATGATGAAGGAATTCTCTCTTAATGCTCCTTTTGAATGGTTGAATATAACATTCACACCATCCCAGAACGTTTCCAACTCATATGCATTCGTGAATGGCGTTGAGATTGTTTCGCATCCAGATATGTATAGTACAGATGGGACCGAAACTGTTGTGGGGCAATCCACTGGGTTTAATATTGACAACAGCACAGCACTTGAGAATCTTTATCGGCTGAATGTGGGTGGAAACGACATTTCACCTTCTCATGATAGTGGTCTCCAGAGGTCATGGCATGatgattcaaattacatattcaGCGCGGCTCGTGGAGTTACAGAGGTCCCTGATCCAAATGTAACAGTAAGATATCCTTCAGGATCGCCTAGCTATATCGCCCCGCTTGATTTATACACCACTTTGAGGTCGATGGGTCCAAATGCATCTGTTAATCAGAATTACAATCTGACATGGACTTTCAGCATCGACTCTGGCTTCTCTTATCTAGTTAGACTCCACTTCTGCGAGGTATCAGAACTTGTTAACAAAGTAAACCAGAGAGTTTTCAGTATCTTTATGAATAATCAGACTGCAGAGAAGGACGCAGATGTGATTGGTTGGGCAGGAAGCAATGGTGTCCCTGTTCACAGGGACTATGTGGTGTTTGTCCCCACTGGGCCGCCTCAACAGTATCTCTGGCTTGATCTACATCCTTACACTCCCTCAAAGCCCCAACGATATGATGCTATCTTGAATGGACtagaaattttcaaaataaatggTTCCAATGGGAATCTTGCTGGTCCTAATCCAGCTCCTCCCCTTCCGCAGCCTCTAGTTGACACCAGCCAATCATCGGGCTCTACTCAATTGAAAAATCGCAAAGCCGTTATTGAGGGAGCAGTTGGAGGTGGGCTTGTTGCACTTCTTGCTGCTGGTTTGATCGTATACATTGTTTCCTTCCGACGTCAGATGCGCAAAAAGGATCCCAGCGCTGGTGATGGCTGGCTTCCTTTGTCTTTGTATGGAAATTCACATTCTTCTGGTTCTGCCAAAACAACTACCACGGGAAGCTGTTCATCCTCATACCCTTCGAACCTTTGTCGCCATTTTTCATTTGCCGAGATCAAAGCTGCCACTAATGACTTTGATGAGGCTCTTCTCCTTGGTGTTGGAGGATTTGGCAAAGTTTATCGCGGTGAGATTGACACCGGAGCAAAAGTTGCAATTAAGCGAGGGAACCCACTTTCTGAACAGGGAATGCATGAATTCCAAACTGAGATTGAAATGCTCTCAAAACTTCGCCATCTCCACCTTGTATCTCTGATAGGGTATTGCGAAGAGAATTGTGAAATGGTACTTGTATATGATTACATGGCTTATGGAACTCTGCGGGAGCATCTTTACAGAACTCAGAATCCCCCACTGCCGTGGAAGCAGAGGCTCGAGATTTGTATTGGTGCTGCACGTGGTTTGCATTATCTTCACACTGGTGCGAAGCACACCATTATCCACCGCGATGTCAAGACGACAAACATCCTCTTGGACGAGAAGTGGGTTGCCAAGGTTTCGGATTTTGGCCTGTCAAAAACAGGTCCATCTCTGGATCATACCCACGTCAGCACAGTGGTGAAGGGTAGTTTTGGTTATCTGGATCCAGAATATTTCAGACGGCAACAACTGACTGACAAATCCGATGTGTACTCATTTGGAGTTGTACTTTTTGAAATCTTATGTGCTAGGCCGGCGTTAAACCCAACACTTCCAAAAGAACAAGTTAGCTTGGCTGAGTGGGCGCTGCATTGCCATAAGACGGGCATGCTTGACGAAATCATTGATCCTTATCTCAAGGGGAAGATTGCACCAGAATGCCTTAAAAAAGTAGCAGAGACAGCAGTGAATTGTGTGTCTGATGTTGGAAGTGATAGGCCTTCGATGGGTGATGTGCTGTGGAACCTTGAATTTGCTCTGCAACTTCAGGAGAGTGCAGAGGAAAGTGGCAGTGGTTTTGGTCTTGGAGACACAGAATTTTTTGAAGTTAAGAAAGATCCAGATTTGTCTCCTATGGGTTTTGATGATTCAAATGGCAGCAGTGGCGGACAAGGATTGTCAACAAGCATTGGGGGCCGCAGCCTCGCCAGCCAGGACTCAGATGGGTTGATTCCAAGTGCCGTCTTTTCACAGATTATGAATCCAGAAGGGCGGTAA
- the LOC142548359 gene encoding splicing factor Cactin: MPEANKRDALERARVRGEQLPPEITGEERGLHASIEADVKNLLQGKTYGELEALQSQIESQMRSGSAKVVEYWEVIIKRLHIYKAKACLKEIHVKMLHMHLERLKEQNQIGFSIESVIGRRYNSKTRMTNMFRLIVILVNISIMVKLID, encoded by the exons ATGC CTGAAGCTAATAAAAGGGATGCCCTGGAGCGTGCCAGAGTAAGAGGAGAGCAACTACCACCAGAGATTACAGGTGAAGAAAGGGGTTTGCATGCGAGCATCGAAGCAGATGTCAAGAATCTTTTGCAAGGAAAAACCTATGGTGAACTAGAGGCCCTTCAATCCCAGATTGAGTCTCAAATGCGATCTGGGTCTGCCAAGGTGGTAGAGTATTGGGAAGTCATTATTAAACGTCTCCATATTTACAAAGCAAAG GCTTGTCTGAAAGAAATTCATGTCAAGATGCTGCACATGCATTTGGAGCGACTTAAAGAACAGAATCAAATTGGATTCTCGATAGAATCAGTTATAGGACGGAGATATAATTCAAAGACAAGGATGACAAACATGTTCCGACTCATTGTCATCCTTGTTAATATATCAATAATGGTAAAATTAATCGATTGA